One region of Vairimorpha necatrix chromosome 10, complete sequence genomic DNA includes:
- a CDS encoding putative SP-containing membrane protein, whose amino-acid sequence MNILFLLSLSLATNPDQQDQEITNTSNKKSDENATESNLNQPPNDSSVNPPTELSDNNFANEQKEEARNGEPNLLGNNPEVIVEGVVILNADQKVFEQAVSLSPQSSKNQQTGEQQAVDVSGEKQSRTDKTPNENIESGASEPGKQTGSSQIPAGEQTGSSQSVTGEQTKDSQSVTANDPPQKEKQGETKQTSPGAIDQAAVNANEEEVSCLESSQRAPATDPPKKEEQGEIEQTSSGAIDQAAVNAKKEEGSGSESSSKSDASNPAPENADKGNPNTTSGQTIQENPTKETEGSNPGVTEKELKDATGETVNPDNSQQETNPSDVHVISDSGESSASKAVHENLTSKSEGNNPSSSLASGEPNPPINSGGPTSSINGGGPNPPKKNLEPSKNDDNKQPSKGDDGHTNMFIWGLLALGFVNSVMLITVYYKIK is encoded by the coding sequence atgaatatCTTGTTCTTACTGAGTCTATCTTTAGCAACTAACCCAGATCAACAGGATCAAGAAATAACTAATACGAGTAATAAGAAAAGTGATGAAAATGCGACTGAATCAAATCTTAATCAACCACCTAATGATAGTTCAGTCAACCCGCCTACTGAACTTTCTGATAACAATTTTGCCAATGaacaaaaagaagaagCAAGAAATGGTGAACCAAATTTGCTTGGTAATAACCCCGAAGTTATAGTAGAGGGAGTTGTAATTCTAAATGCGGATCAAAAGGTTTTTGAACAAGCAGTGTCTCTTTCTCCTCAAAGCTCAAAAAATCAACAGACTGGAGAACAACAAGCCGTTGATGTCAGTGGAGAGAAACAATCCCGAACAGACAAAACGccaaatgaaaatatagaGTCTGGTGCAAGTGAACCAGGAAAGCAAACTGGATCTTCTCAAATTCCTGCTGGAGAGCAAACTGGATCTTCTCAAAGTGTTACTGGAGAGCAAACTAAAGATTCTCAAAGTGTTACTGCAAATGATCCTCCCCAAAAAGAGAAACAAGGGGAAACTAAACAAACTTCTCCTGGCGCTATCGATCAAGCGGCTGTTAATGCCAATGAAGAAGAAGTGAGTTGTTTAGAATCTTCTCAAAGAGCGCCTGCAACTGATCCCCCAAAAAAAGAGGAACAAGGAGAAATTGAACAAACTTCTTCTGGCGCTATCGATCAAGCGGCTGTTAATGccaaaaaagaagaaggGAGTGGTTCAGAATCTTCTTCCAAAAGTGATGCATCTAACCCCGCTCCAGAAAATGCTGATAAAGGTAACCCAAATACTACTAGTGGTCAAACAATTCAGGAGAACCCTACAAAAGAAACAGAGGGGAGTAACCCTGGTGTTACtgaaaaagaattaaagGATGCGACTGGCGAAACTGTAAACCCAGATAATAGCCAACAAGAGACCAACCCTTCAGATGTTCATGTTATTAGTGATAGTGGCGAAAGCAGTGCAAGCAAGGCGGTTCATGAGAATTTGACTAGTAAGAGTGAAGGAAACAATCCTTCGAGTTCCTTGGCTAGTGGTGAACCCAACCCACCTATCAATAGCGGTGGACCAACTTCTTCTATCAATGGCGGCGGACCTAATCcacctaaaaaaaatctcgAACCCTCCAAAAATGATGATAATAAGCAGCCAAGTAAAGGCGACGATGGACATACCAACATGTTCATTTGGGGCTTGCTGGCTTTGGGATTCGTTAATTCAGTGATGTTGATCACCGtttactataaaattaaataa
- a CDS encoding putative SP-containing protein: MNVLYILSILLSVKALGEETKVGMSTSGGTDGNGTAANPATTPVDGPEKSTGGDDNPVENLSPNPTSSAYIIDFQNSLYIACFLSVLNFLLLILILFKIY, encoded by the coding sequence AtgaatgttttatatattttaagtaTATTATTGTCAGTAAAAGCACTTGGCGAAGAAACTAAGGTTGGTATGAGTACGTCCGGAGGAACTGATGGAAACGGAACTGCAGCAAATCCCGCTACTACCCCTGTAGATGGACCAGAAAAGTCCACTGGTGGTGACGATAATCCAgttgaaaatttatctcCTAACCCTACTTCATCAGCCTATATTAttgattttcaaaattctttatatattgCATGTTTCTTATCTGTTTTAAACTTTCTACTATTGATTTTGATacttttcaaaatatattaa
- a CDS encoding muts protein 4-like protein, with protein sequence MQNYKTIGCITCNREIPIKLCFSFTSGENEIGYITFYDAISFLNLNQLIKKYSVDLLLVQKEHYLIIEGCTDVNIQLLERSGFKENKNLNQDYFSSCSIGALMYFLNKQNVTIKQKYLDNRSFVIDESQDKLYDVINFTSTCYGRRKLKLDLMQPLVEKNEIVSRHEKILFFRNNKVLALNIEKLLKSLPDIERFINSDCNNNEDLKGYKKIIYHTTRIYNFLSSYKHLQNASDFFKSDTKYLIEKFENIFIKEVYDQTQVHLLFNSENNDYLKLAKKIYQETLESIDDYLTFLDVNFDYKIMKNSDNEFFIKVKIDPSIDLPTNELAKFPSQFADEMKSFCFLSENEETTIKDLSVKSTSNFDSTAHIKNTSKVHQTCSSNLPPDFIILTYKDNFLIGSTLELQKLNYRLKEVYDQILEIGGNLCNDLIIECKTKRKYFNDLFEEISEIDLCLSGYKFSLKFDCCIPNIGDRLCVSSSYHIFLKKDRVIYNDIYISEITRLNVLTGSNMSGKSAYTKQIFYNSLLYQIGYPIPAKNGIIKIFRKIVYKSNKTSSPEELFNFIDKLNLNEDSLIIIDEIGKGIHFSNVLPTYLTISRFILISRCYSVIITHHISFIQYIYNQAGFNTIKSVEYKISHGFYNTRLSDIREITGNLNISLSCDLPDEENTNIKNVSKLAFDIKQCRSKEDEEKIVRDIKSKHLRRY encoded by the coding sequence atgcaaaattACAAAACAATTGGTTGTATCACTTGTAACCGTGAAATACCAATAAAATTGTGTTTCTCCTTTACATCTGGAGAAAATGAAATAGGATATATCACTTTCTATGATGctattagttttttaaacttaaatcaacttataaaaaaatattcagtAGATTTGTTATTAGTTCAAAAAGAgcattatttaataattgaaGGATGTACTGATGTCAATATACAATTATTAGAACGAAGTGGgtttaaagaaaacaaaaatttaaatcaagattatttttctaGTTGTAGTATTGGTGCATTGATGtattttcttaataaacaaaatgtAACAATCAAGCagaaatatttagataATAGATCTTTCGTTATAGATGAAAGTCAAGATAAATTGTATGatgttattaattttacatCGACATGTTATGGACGAAGAAAACTCAAATTGGATTTGATGCAGCCTTTGGTTGAAAAGAACGAAATTGTTTCTAGACATGAAAAGATACTATtctttagaaataataaagttttGGCGTTAAACATtgagaaattattaaaatctcTACCAGATAtagaaagatttattaattcaGATTGTAATAATAATGAAGATCTTAAAGGATATAAAAAGATCATTTATCATACGACtagaatttataattttttaagttcaTACAAACATCTACAAAACGCCagtgatttttttaaatcagATACAAAGTATTTGATTGAGAAATTCgagaatattttcattaagGAGGTTTACGATCAAACACAAGTTcatcttttatttaattctgAAAATAATGATTATCTGAAattagcaaaaaaaatttatcaagaGACTCTCGAGAGTATTGACGACtatttaacatttttagatgttaattttgattataaaatcatGAAGAATAGTGACAAtgaatttttcataaaggTTAAGATAGATCCTTCGATAGACCTACCAACCAATGAATTGGCCAAATTTCCAAGTCAGTTCGCCGATGAAATGAAaagtttttgttttttatctgaaaatgaagaaacaacaattaaagatttatcAGTAAAGAGTACAAGTAATTTTGATTCAACTGCTCATATAAAGAATACAAGCAAAGTACATCAAACATGTTCATCTAATCTTCCGCCggattttataattttaacttACAAGGATAATTTCCTCATAGGCTCTACTTTAGAATTGCAGAAATTGAATTACAGACTCAAAGAAGTTTATGatcaaatattagaaataggAGGTAATTTATGTAATGATCTTATAATAGAATGTAAAACaaagagaaaatattttaatgatttatttGAAGAAATATCAGAGATCGACTTGTGTCTTAGTGGatacaaattttctttGAAATTTGATTGTTGTATCCCGAACATAGGCGACAGGCTATGTGTCTCATCCTCATACCATATATTTCTTAAGAAAGATCGTGTCATTTACaatgatatttatatttcagAAATTACAAGATTAAATGTACTGACTGGTTCTAACATGAGTGGTAAATCCGCGTATACAAAACagatcttttataattctcTTTTATATCAAATAGGATATCCAATACCAGCTAAAAATGGTATTATCAagatatttagaaaaatcgTATACAAGTCGAATAAGACTTCGTCCCCTGaagaattatttaatttcatagacaagttaaatttaaatgaaGATTCCTTAATTATAATCGATGAAATTGGCAAAGGAATACATTTTTCCAATGTACTGCCGACATATTTGACAATTTCtcgatttattttaatatcaagATGTTATTCTGTGATTATTACTCACCACATATcttttatacaatatatttataatcaagCGGGATTTAATACAATTAAGAGTgtagaatataaaatatcacATGGGTTTTACAATACTAGATTATCGGATATAAGAGAAATAACAGGTAATCTAAATATTTCACTGAGTTGTGATTTACCAGATGAGGAAAATacgaatataaaaaacgtTTCAAAATTAGCTTTCGATATTAAGCAGTGTAGATCGAAAGAagatgaagaaaaaattgtaagAGACATAAAGAGTAAACATTTGCGGAGGTATTAA
- a CDS encoding WD40 repeat domain-containing protein codes for MKIEIFKQIDYKPQSITSLSSTDSYIYLFRSNKSCNILNSMTLRPVFSFYTGLIIKKSITYKNFIICISAMDELIWINLQDFTVTKKNIGYKITDFIIHNEKFLVSTYNGFILEIEEENITIKYKTSVLLSCIYHFGDYFLIGGKDKIFIFDENFILKNEFEFDEGLINKIEHFSDNKFGFVTNTGYFILLDIGLLHVIQKTKVRNSSLNTLLIISDVFYTSGSDSRLISYKFTKNLFVKAYQVDLHDGISNCSIYDNNRILVGNTDGTLSVLIPQKDKFKYLKIYDTNVQVVSSKEKLLINNRTNLEIFSLSKVKMYELEKFTTNKISESCTFKLPKAIINDLSVRNIPYKNLLRIYSKFITSAYLENNLIIYSDEKDTKILEMNKSNVSKIEVEILKNFKSKKIFSTKKNFHFIDYFDNMKSIDKKTYELKQECSKKDNEEENEVFINQIGEYKLVEIKSYDTLKKYKIYFGDKEKKSVEIFDIIQNIFLFEEEVWYFTQSYIYNIERDFKYELGYIIYDIKIINEKIVVVMNDWKYLKKYVEQGSYKKKYSTK; via the coding sequence ATGAAGATCGAGATATTTAAGCAAATAGATTACAAACCCCAATCAATCACATCTTTATCATCTACTGACTCATATATCTATTTGTTTAGATCTAATAAATCTTGTAATATTCTTAATTCTATGACTTTACGGCCAGTTTTCTCCTTTTATACTGGTctcattattaaaaaatctataacttataaaaattttataatttgcaTTTCTGCAATGGACGAACTTATTTGGATAAATTTACAAGACTTTACtgtaacaaaaaaaaatattggctataaaattacagattttataattcataatgagaaatttttagtatCTACATATAATGGATTTATACTAGAAATAGAAGAGGAAAATATTACTATCAAGTATAAAACATCTGTTTTATTATCTTGTATTTATCATTTTGGAGATTATTTTCTGATTGGCggaaaagataaaatttttatttttgatgaaaattttattttaaaaaatgaatttgaGTTTGACGAAGGTCTGatcaataaaatagaacATTTTAGTGATAATAAATTTGGATTTGTAACTAACACAGggtattttatattattagatATTGGTCTATTACATGTAATACAAAAAACTAAAGTTAGAAACTCCTCATTAAAtactttattaataatttctgaTGTATTTTATACATCAGGAAGTGACAGTAGATTAatttcatataaatttacaaagaatttgtttgtaaaaGCCTACCAAGTAGATTTACATGATGGAATTAGTAATTGTTCAATTTACGATAATAATAGAATATTAGTAGGGAATACAGATGGCACACTGAGTGTATTAATTCCacaaaaagataaattcaAGTATTTGAAGATTTATGATACAAATGTACAAGTGGTTTCcagtaaagaaaaattacttattaataatagaaCTAATTTAGAGATATTTAGTCTAAGTAAAGTTAAAATGTATGAGTTGGAAAAATTTACTACTAATAAGATATCAGAATCATGTACTTTCAAATTACCAAAGGCAATAATCAATGATCTGTCAGTTAGAAATATtccatataaaaatttattaagaatttatagtaaatttataacatcagcatatttagaaaacaaCTTGATAATTTATAGTGACGAAAAAGatactaaaatattagaaatgaACAAATCAAATGTCTCAAAAATAGAAGtggaaattttaaaaaattttaagagcaaaaaaatttttagtactaaaaaaaattttcattttattgattattttgataatatGAAAAGTATAGACAAGAAAACATACGAACTTAAGCAAGAATGTAGTAAAAAAGACaatgaagaagaaaatgaagtttttataaatcaaatCGGGGAATATAAACTTGTAGAAATAAAGTCTTACGATACACTAAAgaagtataaaatttattttggggacaaagaaaaaaagagcgtagaaatatttgatataatacaaaatatatttttatttgaggAAGAGGTATGGTACTTTACACAatcttatatttataatattgaaagagattttaaatatgaacttggttatattatttatgacATCAAAATCATCAACGAAAAGATAGTCGTCGTTATGAATGATTGGAAATATCTAAAGAAATATGTAGAACAAGGAagttataagaaaaaatattctactaaataa